Proteins from a single region of Metallibacterium scheffleri:
- the cas6 gene encoding CRISPR system precrRNA processing endoribonuclease RAMP protein Cas6: MPGSPIPGAPLPNPFPVARYRLHCRVERALHLPDYAGSTLRGVLGHALKDLVCVTRQPVCEPCAFYRSCVYPSIFERPAPVGYPAAALRHAPNPFAVEPAGWGALHLSSGADFHFDLVLIGPALVQLPLIVRAWQKGLARNVGGGQGSARVQRVQHLESGHVIWCEDADSFLAHNQAVALPTPDSAPAQVTLEFITPLRLQQQGRVLDASAITAGDVLIALLRRAALLLELQLGRATGWCFDDLHAQARATRGSGSLRWRDWTRYSNRQQRAMTLGGMVGCYTITDIAGAWWPLLYLGQWLHVGKNASFGMGGYRISAAG, from the coding sequence CGTGCGCTGCATCTGCCCGACTACGCCGGCTCCACCTTGCGCGGAGTTTTGGGCCATGCCCTGAAAGATCTGGTCTGCGTCACCCGCCAGCCCGTCTGCGAGCCCTGCGCGTTCTACCGCAGCTGCGTCTATCCGTCCATCTTCGAGCGCCCGGCGCCAGTGGGCTATCCCGCGGCAGCCCTCCGCCACGCACCCAACCCGTTTGCCGTCGAGCCCGCCGGCTGGGGCGCACTGCATCTATCCAGCGGCGCCGATTTTCACTTCGACCTCGTGCTCATCGGCCCGGCACTGGTGCAGTTGCCCCTGATTGTGCGCGCCTGGCAGAAGGGCCTTGCGCGCAACGTCGGGGGCGGTCAGGGCAGCGCACGCGTGCAGCGCGTGCAGCACTTGGAAAGCGGCCATGTCATCTGGTGCGAAGACGCCGACTCGTTTCTTGCGCACAACCAGGCCGTAGCGCTGCCCACACCCGACAGCGCGCCTGCGCAGGTCACGCTCGAGTTCATCACCCCGCTGCGCCTGCAGCAGCAGGGTCGCGTACTCGACGCCAGTGCCATCACCGCCGGCGACGTACTCATTGCCCTGCTGCGCCGTGCCGCGCTGCTGCTGGAGTTGCAATTGGGTCGCGCCACCGGCTGGTGCTTTGACGACTTGCATGCACAGGCGCGCGCGACACGCGGCAGCGGCTCGCTGCGCTGGCGCGACTGGACGCGCTATTCCAACCGGCAACAGCGCGCCATGACCCTCGGCGGCATGGTTGGCTGCTACACCATCACCGACATCGCCGGCGCCTGGTGGCCTCTGCTCTACCTCGGCCAGTGGCTGCATGTGGGCAAGAACGCCAGCTTTGGCATGGGTGGTTACCGCATCAGCGCCGCCGGTTGA
- the cas2 gene encoding CRISPR-associated endonuclease Cas2 — MFQPLVLVAYDISSPLRARRVRQSLRAYAVGGQKSLYECRLDAGCLQATLQQLDAHIDPQADRALIVQIGRDTLVRTLGVACAPHDGTCFYQG, encoded by the coding sequence ATGTTCCAGCCACTGGTCCTCGTCGCCTACGACATCAGCAGCCCGCTCCGTGCCCGCCGCGTGCGTCAAAGCCTGCGCGCATATGCCGTGGGTGGCCAGAAGTCACTCTACGAATGCCGTCTCGATGCCGGCTGCCTGCAAGCCACCCTGCAGCAGCTCGATGCACACATCGACCCGCAAGCCGACCGCGCGCTGATCGTGCAGATCGGCCGCGACACCCTCGTGCGCACCCTTGGCGTTGCCTGCGCACCCCACGATGGCACCTGCTTTTACCAGGGCTGA
- the cas1 gene encoding CRISPR-associated endonuclease Cas1, translated as MGILFVDHHDTTLAIEQGNLVLRVPNAPGPRHLPLALIERVVLRARTQLDSQTLATLADAGIGVIAHGGRGGQRVAQILGAAGNDARRRIAQVRKLDDAAHVLHWSQTLIRAKLRAQRRFIASLMQQRPDQRKPLFDAFETLGATLQRLPRVRTVESVRGLEGAAAAAYFAGFSSVLPPELGFTQRNRRPPRDPVNACLSLGYTLLHSLLVETIYAHGLDPMIGYLHVPEHGRASLAADLMEPWRPWIDRRVHALFRSRRLSAEHFGRDGGDACIMGKAGRQHFYTDWAQAAPPLRRALRRPMHEVLRAISPDLSL; from the coding sequence ATGGGTATTCTGTTTGTCGACCACCACGACACCACCCTCGCCATCGAACAGGGCAACCTGGTCCTGCGCGTTCCCAATGCGCCCGGCCCGCGTCACCTGCCATTGGCGCTGATCGAGCGCGTCGTGCTGCGCGCCCGCACCCAACTCGACAGCCAAACCCTGGCCACCCTGGCCGATGCCGGCATCGGCGTGATCGCCCACGGCGGACGCGGCGGACAGCGCGTCGCCCAGATTCTGGGCGCGGCCGGCAACGACGCGCGCCGCCGCATTGCGCAAGTGCGCAAGCTCGACGATGCTGCCCACGTCCTGCACTGGAGCCAGACACTCATCCGCGCCAAGCTGCGCGCACAGCGACGTTTCATCGCCAGCCTCATGCAACAGCGCCCCGACCAGCGCAAGCCACTGTTCGACGCCTTTGAAACCCTGGGCGCCACCCTGCAGCGCCTGCCGCGCGTGCGCACCGTCGAAAGTGTACGCGGCCTCGAAGGCGCGGCCGCGGCCGCCTACTTCGCCGGATTTTCCAGCGTCCTCCCGCCCGAGCTGGGCTTTACCCAGCGCAACCGCCGCCCGCCGCGCGACCCGGTCAACGCCTGCCTGTCGCTGGGTTACACCCTGCTGCACAGCCTGCTGGTGGAGACCATCTACGCCCACGGCCTCGACCCCATGATCGGCTACCTGCACGTGCCCGAACATGGCCGCGCCAGCCTCGCCGCCGACCTTATGGAACCATGGCGCCCTTGGATCGATCGCCGTGTCCACGCCCTGTTTCGCAGCCGGCGCCTCAGCGCCGAGCACTTCGGCCGCGACGGCGGTGACGCCTGCATCATGGGCAAGGCCGGCCGCCAGCACTTCTACACCGACTGGGCGCAAGCCGCGCCGCCCCTACGCCGAGCCTTGCGTCGGCCCATGCACGAAGTGTTGCGCGCCATCAGCCCGGACCTGAGCCTGTGA
- the cas2 gene encoding CRISPR-associated endonuclease Cas2, with amino-acid sequence MSASTRTWLVAYDIRDPKRLRSVHRTLRKQGIATQYSLFTLLADDAGLDELFAQLASLIDPRRDDVRAYAIPARARVWSLGRPTLPQDIELTGTQAAAHLLDLLGARAAARQSSAQGHPDHA; translated from the coding sequence GTGAGCGCCTCCACACGCACCTGGCTGGTTGCCTACGACATCCGCGATCCCAAGCGTCTGCGCAGCGTGCACCGCACTTTGCGCAAACAGGGCATCGCCACCCAATACTCGCTGTTCACCCTCCTGGCCGACGATGCCGGTCTGGACGAGCTTTTCGCGCAACTGGCAAGTCTCATCGACCCGCGCCGCGACGACGTGCGTGCCTACGCCATCCCTGCGCGCGCCCGCGTCTGGAGCCTGGGCCGGCCAACTCTGCCGCAAGACATCGAGCTGACAGGCACACAAGCTGCCGCGCACCTGCTTGACCTGCTCGGTGCGAGGGCGGCCGCCAGACAGTCCAGCGCACAGGGTCACCCCGATCATGCTTGA
- a CDS encoding AAA family ATPase: MVWLHRANPNSFGVSDFTLYLVALLGLGAAVALQLLLQLIHLRDHVDVTPLMPGVVLLAGSILYPYLMSKPGRYLNPTDWSNPLVRTQDLAHLITAWHWMAALALANICMVLALRIARWPVPVTQPQAQPEQPTAQAQHVAQPVAQQVQATPNPETLREFVAVRARYTFKSILGYAEFKRSLADAGNAWRDEKKNGILLHGAPGGGKTLMAEALAGELGLPIIAVNVGDMASKWINETTQRLKLLFDRARQQAPCVLFIDEIDALLRDRESMKGIGYEEHERIVATFLAAAVALRSQSVLLVAATNLIKRLDPAAIREGRFDFKLEVPLPDAVARHELINEGLRCYGSSIDDDTLQRLVRRWAGFNVPRIREVTERACKLGRTQVIGSGGKQNNAPVALSYDTFYRALRDVQGRRGGAPEGAKRLQSMHMDATQRIQIQRLATQLMKVDEIERRGGTLPKGIVFYGPPGTGKTATAMALAAECGWTFIVRNGRDLTSENAIDALRKEASELRPAIVFIDEADDILGERSYSSNKSATNELLTLIDGAGGMLVDVVWIAATNSIESMDSAALRGGRFEQKLLFGAPSPEPLRAMLREWAQSRHAFVGDDADAWVEMAAEVLQGQTISNVQAVLKLAVNHAVTAAMENHTAQQCVTRERLLAAHNEIVLQ, translated from the coding sequence ATGGTCTGGCTGCATCGCGCGAACCCCAACAGCTTCGGCGTGAGCGACTTCACGCTCTATCTGGTGGCATTGTTGGGTCTGGGAGCGGCGGTCGCTCTGCAGTTGCTGCTGCAGTTGATTCACTTGCGAGATCATGTCGATGTCACCCCGCTGATGCCAGGCGTGGTGCTGCTGGCCGGCAGCATCCTGTACCCGTATTTGATGAGCAAACCGGGTCGCTATCTGAATCCCACCGACTGGAGCAACCCGCTGGTGCGCACGCAGGATCTGGCGCACCTGATCACCGCCTGGCACTGGATGGCGGCGCTGGCCTTGGCCAACATTTGCATGGTTCTGGCATTGCGCATCGCCCGCTGGCCGGTGCCCGTCACGCAGCCACAGGCGCAGCCCGAGCAGCCGACCGCACAGGCGCAACACGTGGCCCAGCCGGTGGCGCAGCAGGTCCAGGCAACGCCGAACCCTGAGACGCTACGGGAGTTTGTCGCCGTGCGTGCGCGTTACACGTTCAAGTCCATCCTGGGTTACGCGGAATTCAAGCGGTCCCTCGCCGATGCCGGCAATGCTTGGCGCGACGAAAAAAAGAACGGCATCCTGCTGCACGGCGCGCCGGGCGGCGGCAAGACGCTGATGGCCGAGGCGTTGGCGGGGGAGTTGGGGCTGCCGATCATCGCTGTCAACGTTGGCGACATGGCCAGCAAGTGGATCAACGAGACCACGCAGAGGCTCAAACTGCTGTTCGACCGCGCCAGGCAACAAGCGCCATGTGTACTCTTCATCGACGAGATCGACGCCTTGCTGCGCGACCGCGAGAGCATGAAAGGTATCGGCTATGAAGAGCACGAGCGCATCGTGGCGACCTTCCTGGCCGCTGCGGTCGCCTTGCGCAGCCAGAGCGTCTTGCTGGTGGCTGCGACCAATCTGATCAAGCGCCTGGACCCGGCTGCGATCCGCGAGGGGCGCTTTGATTTCAAGCTGGAGGTGCCACTGCCCGATGCCGTGGCACGCCACGAGCTGATCAACGAAGGCCTGCGCTGTTACGGCAGCAGCATCGATGACGATACGCTGCAACGGCTGGTGCGGCGCTGGGCAGGCTTTAATGTGCCACGTATCCGCGAGGTGACCGAACGCGCGTGCAAGCTTGGCCGGACCCAAGTCATCGGCTCTGGAGGGAAGCAGAACAACGCACCCGTCGCATTGAGCTACGACACGTTTTACCGCGCGCTGCGCGACGTGCAGGGCCGTCGCGGCGGCGCTCCCGAAGGCGCCAAACGTCTGCAGTCGATGCACATGGACGCGACTCAGCGGATTCAAATCCAGCGCCTGGCGACGCAACTGATGAAAGTCGATGAGATCGAGCGCCGGGGTGGCACGCTGCCAAAGGGCATTGTTTTCTATGGCCCGCCGGGCACAGGCAAGACCGCAACAGCAATGGCGCTGGCCGCCGAGTGCGGCTGGACGTTCATCGTGCGCAATGGCCGCGACCTGACCAGCGAAAACGCCATCGATGCGCTGCGCAAGGAGGCCAGCGAGTTGCGCCCTGCCATCGTATTCATCGACGAGGCCGACGACATTCTGGGCGAGCGGTCCTATTCATCCAACAAGAGCGCAACCAACGAGCTGTTGACACTGATCGATGGCGCGGGTGGCATGCTGGTCGATGTGGTGTGGATTGCGGCGACCAACAGCATCGAAAGCATGGACAGTGCGGCACTCCGCGGCGGTCGCTTCGAGCAGAAGCTGCTTTTCGGCGCGCCCAGCCCGGAACCGCTGCGAGCCATGTTGCGCGAGTGGGCGCAATCCAGGCATGCGTTCGTAGGCGATGATGCGGATGCCTGGGTGGAGATGGCCGCCGAAGTGCTGCAGGGGCAGACCATCAGCAACGTACAAGCGGTGCTGAAGCTGGCCGTGAACCATGCGGTCACGGCAGCGATGGAGAACCACACCGCGCAGCAATGCGTGACGCGCGAGCGCCTGCTTGCCGCGCACAACGAAATCGTGTTGCAGTGA
- the csx16 gene encoding CRISPR-associated protein Csx16, whose amino-acid sequence MVSTTGRMDMTVYFVSQHERIQRWARIMNAKGGKLPHRIDQAVENIDPEHLQPGDVVMGTLPMNVAAALESRGIAFWALDLHVPPQDRRKELSATELAKLGATLTRYRVSKDGQHAVKAERQRTADAPRPAVTVMLVSGEIMPNYLGYLHAPTPCVLLAASDQMGERADELEKLLNDAPRRPDKIGKIPFESTGYATLDAKTRDLLDYLLEIGHDKIVLNATGGTKLMSMALTHAGQQAARNGAPVDAVYVDTAAGRIEHLTPDTRPLQPMRAVLDVRAAVLASGKPDAGCDSASSVFRKWMSRTQLHRYLLGNPDRLALFNALVAQMEELQRGKKKSEQGVWRIEHDVEQATRGHFIVLPGDDFAAKQISGKLGAHLAEAGVLRTRPQTSDAGVKLQFTAPSEIGYLLGSWLEAHVASLIEAAGPDDWACGVQVGSERGKNNELDALIVSGNRTLLIEVKAANLARKSDKGGGKKSTKAQDTVYKLDSVGHTLGHYFSGNWLVTARALDDDDQKRARDKRIEVFSAQPSGEGKEPLQHFARKLKEWIDAGRGSMPRDDGYAARVLEISKDAKQKIDAKSKLYERVSSADGAGSDAAQAAPSDAPAAPASEDKMRQLEQKGLGGMASSKPSAPWSGRRRR is encoded by the coding sequence ATGGTGTCCACCACGGGGAGGATGGACATGACGGTCTATTTTGTTTCGCAGCACGAGCGCATCCAGCGCTGGGCGCGCATCATGAATGCGAAGGGCGGCAAGCTGCCGCATCGCATCGATCAAGCGGTAGAGAACATCGACCCCGAGCATTTGCAACCGGGCGATGTGGTGATGGGCACCTTGCCGATGAATGTGGCGGCAGCGCTCGAATCGCGCGGCATCGCATTTTGGGCACTGGACTTGCACGTCCCGCCGCAGGACAGGCGCAAGGAGCTTAGTGCTACCGAGCTGGCCAAGCTTGGCGCCACGCTGACGCGTTACAGGGTCAGCAAGGATGGCCAGCATGCCGTGAAAGCAGAGCGCCAGCGCACTGCGGATGCGCCAAGACCAGCGGTGACTGTGATGCTGGTCAGTGGCGAGATCATGCCGAACTATCTGGGTTATCTGCATGCGCCGACACCATGCGTGTTGCTGGCTGCGTCAGATCAGATGGGAGAGCGCGCCGATGAGTTGGAGAAACTCCTGAACGACGCACCACGCCGGCCGGATAAAATCGGGAAAATTCCCTTCGAGAGCACGGGTTATGCAACATTGGATGCCAAAACACGCGATCTGCTGGACTACTTGCTGGAGATTGGCCACGACAAAATCGTGCTCAATGCGACCGGCGGCACCAAGCTGATGTCGATGGCACTGACCCATGCCGGACAGCAGGCAGCCAGGAATGGCGCCCCAGTCGATGCGGTGTACGTGGATACGGCAGCGGGCCGCATCGAGCATCTGACCCCGGATACGCGGCCGCTGCAGCCCATGCGTGCCGTGCTCGATGTGCGTGCCGCAGTGCTGGCCTCGGGCAAGCCGGATGCGGGGTGCGACAGCGCATCGTCCGTATTTCGCAAGTGGATGAGCCGCACTCAATTGCATCGCTACCTGCTGGGGAATCCGGACAGGCTTGCGCTGTTCAATGCGCTGGTCGCACAGATGGAAGAATTACAGCGCGGCAAGAAGAAATCGGAACAGGGGGTGTGGCGAATCGAGCACGATGTCGAGCAAGCCACGCGGGGGCACTTCATCGTGTTGCCTGGCGATGACTTTGCGGCAAAGCAAATCAGCGGCAAATTAGGCGCACACCTGGCTGAGGCCGGTGTGCTGCGTACACGGCCGCAGACAAGCGACGCAGGGGTCAAATTGCAGTTCACTGCACCTTCCGAAATCGGTTATCTGTTGGGTTCGTGGTTGGAGGCGCATGTCGCCAGTCTGATCGAGGCTGCCGGTCCCGACGACTGGGCCTGCGGTGTGCAAGTGGGCAGCGAACGCGGCAAGAACAACGAACTCGATGCGCTCATCGTCAGCGGCAATCGCACCCTGCTGATCGAGGTCAAGGCGGCCAATCTTGCGCGCAAGTCCGACAAGGGCGGCGGCAAGAAAAGTACCAAGGCACAGGACACCGTATACAAGCTCGATTCGGTGGGCCATACCTTGGGCCACTATTTCAGCGGCAACTGGCTGGTTACAGCGCGCGCGCTGGATGATGATGACCAAAAGCGCGCCAGGGACAAGCGCATCGAGGTGTTCTCGGCGCAACCGTCTGGTGAGGGTAAGGAGCCTCTTCAACACTTCGCGCGCAAGCTCAAGGAGTGGATCGACGCAGGACGTGGCTCGATGCCGCGCGACGACGGGTATGCGGCGCGCGTGCTCGAGATTTCAAAGGACGCGAAGCAGAAAATCGACGCCAAATCGAAGCTCTACGAACGCGTTTCCTCGGCCGATGGTGCTGGTTCCGACGCGGCTCAAGCAGCGCCATCTGACGCCCCCGCTGCGCCCGCGAGCGAGGACAAAATGCGCCAACTGGAGCAGAAAGGCCTGGGCGGTATGGCCAGCAGCAAGCCATCCGCACCGTGGAGTGGTCGGCGGCGGCGTTGA
- a CDS encoding Cas10/Cmr2 second palm domain-containing protein, with protein MTNHAVLFELNSIQSWIAESGRLRDLIGGSELIDLMTNESAEGNLLDCVLQSCDAQQAIRFSRRSGGAFYAFCADEALLRHFEALWVLAVQHWAPGLGFSVSRGHGQSELDAFRNARKSVDQAAARPLQIPAAAPIAARHRRTGAVASVLDRHDGPVDAASARKKAFSRPDHAGFITRFSPPGVGWRDWPTNLEAGEQSMPFAGDLRTVALIHADGNGMGQILRNLSAAAQARPDQFIGIFKGFSDTLDASIQTAARHAAETVLLPARVRATDCLAARPIVLGGDDVTVLVRADLALAYALAFARAFESESRRLLQQKLAGFDVAGLPQQLTLGIGLVYMGASQPFSMAADLSEDLMRRAKDLAKQQAGTYAVPASSIKFHRITSSLVDDYDEVLRHELTHRGDGDGDAHVYRNVLPAYFLDDTQQPNLGDLLSLQHLLGDEDMARGPTRQLLTLVGLAPADARMRYRRWRQLMQDNKRETLQRFDEWVCKLLGCNVDRIKDLPYGPPDREHLRHSPLGDVLALHGAGNDTRCCAIADSDQSATALEAAV; from the coding sequence ATGACCAACCACGCCGTGCTGTTCGAGCTCAATTCAATCCAATCCTGGATCGCTGAAAGCGGGCGCCTGCGCGATCTGATCGGCGGCAGCGAGCTGATCGATCTGATGACCAATGAGAGCGCCGAGGGCAACCTGCTCGATTGCGTGTTGCAGTCCTGCGATGCGCAACAGGCGATCCGGTTTTCGCGCCGGTCGGGTGGCGCGTTCTATGCGTTCTGCGCGGACGAGGCTCTGTTGCGCCATTTCGAGGCGCTGTGGGTGCTGGCGGTGCAACACTGGGCGCCCGGGCTAGGCTTCAGCGTATCGCGCGGGCACGGCCAGAGTGAACTTGATGCATTCCGGAATGCGCGCAAGTCCGTGGACCAGGCCGCTGCACGACCCTTGCAAATTCCGGCAGCAGCGCCGATCGCGGCACGTCATCGGCGCACCGGCGCTGTGGCCAGCGTGCTCGATCGGCACGACGGCCCCGTGGACGCTGCGAGTGCGCGCAAGAAGGCATTTTCGAGGCCCGATCACGCTGGTTTCATCACGCGCTTTTCACCGCCGGGCGTTGGCTGGCGCGACTGGCCGACGAATCTCGAGGCGGGTGAGCAGTCCATGCCATTTGCAGGTGACTTGCGCACCGTGGCGTTGATTCACGCTGATGGCAATGGCATGGGCCAGATCCTGCGCAACCTGAGCGCCGCAGCTCAAGCGCGACCGGACCAGTTCATCGGGATCTTCAAGGGGTTTTCCGACACACTCGATGCGAGTATCCAGACGGCGGCGCGTCACGCAGCCGAAACCGTCTTGCTACCCGCACGCGTTCGCGCAACGGACTGCCTGGCGGCACGTCCAATCGTGCTGGGCGGGGACGATGTCACCGTGCTGGTGCGCGCCGATCTTGCCTTGGCTTATGCCCTGGCTTTTGCGCGCGCTTTCGAATCCGAAAGTCGGCGCCTGTTGCAGCAGAAACTGGCTGGGTTCGACGTGGCGGGATTGCCGCAGCAACTCACCCTGGGCATCGGTCTGGTCTACATGGGTGCCAGCCAGCCGTTTTCGATGGCCGCCGATCTCAGCGAAGACCTGATGCGCCGCGCGAAAGATCTGGCCAAGCAGCAGGCCGGCACCTACGCCGTGCCGGCCAGCAGCATCAAGTTTCATCGCATCACCAGCAGCCTGGTCGACGATTACGATGAGGTGCTGCGTCACGAGCTGACGCATCGAGGCGATGGCGATGGGGATGCACACGTCTATCGCAATGTGCTGCCCGCATATTTTCTCGACGACACGCAGCAGCCCAATCTGGGCGACTTGCTCTCCTTGCAGCACCTGCTGGGGGACGAGGACATGGCACGTGGCCCCACGCGGCAATTGCTGACCCTGGTCGGACTGGCTCCGGCGGATGCGCGCATGCGTTATCGACGCTGGCGTCAGTTGATGCAAGACAACAAGCGAGAGACTCTGCAACGCTTCGATGAGTGGGTCTGCAAGCTGCTGGGATGCAATGTCGATAGGATCAAGGATCTGCCTTATGGTCCGCCCGATCGCGAGCATTTGCGGCATAGCCCGCTGGGCGATGTGCTCGCCCTGCACGGCGCGGGCAACGATACGCGGTGCTGTGCAATCGCGGACAGCGATCAGTCGGCCACCGCGCTGGAGGCGGCAGTATGA
- a CDS encoding RAMP superfamily CRISPR-associated protein, which yields MSAQTLKIDVLGYWHAGTGRSGGAVVDALVHRDPSGLPVLPGRHIKGLLRDALERAEAWNWDGYAGLAEHLFGQRSERIEPGVVPRPGCLRVSDGRMDSSLARYLVASSNGKHHISRLFRSLHSTAVDHETGSAKEHSLRGIEVTIPLQLHARIEAIADADSPPPDWHERLRDVLPLIDAVGAHRTRGLGRAVLSLEHAE from the coding sequence ATGAGCGCGCAGACGTTGAAGATCGACGTGCTCGGATACTGGCATGCCGGCACCGGGCGCAGCGGCGGCGCCGTGGTAGATGCCCTGGTGCATCGTGACCCCTCCGGCCTGCCGGTGTTGCCGGGACGCCATATCAAGGGGCTGTTGCGCGATGCGCTCGAACGCGCCGAGGCCTGGAATTGGGACGGCTACGCCGGCCTGGCCGAGCATTTGTTCGGGCAGCGCAGCGAGCGTATTGAACCGGGTGTCGTGCCCAGGCCGGGTTGCCTGCGCGTCAGCGATGGCCGCATGGACAGCAGCTTGGCCCGTTACCTGGTAGCCAGCTCAAACGGCAAACACCACATCTCCCGCCTGTTTCGAAGCCTGCATAGCACGGCAGTCGATCACGAAACGGGCAGCGCCAAGGAGCATTCGCTGCGCGGCATCGAGGTCACGATTCCCCTGCAGCTGCATGCACGCATCGAGGCCATCGCCGACGCCGATTCACCACCGCCTGACTGGCACGAACGCCTGCGCGACGTGCTGCCGCTGATCGATGCCGTTGGCGCGCACCGCACACGTGGTCTGGGGCGGGCCGTACTGAGCCTGGAGCATGCCGAATGA
- a CDS encoding RAMP superfamily CRISPR-associated protein has product MAGESVLLLARVKLEAVTPLSISTGQPDNVFDTALVRDANGLPAIPGTALAGVLRHLWLGRHGEASADALFGHQTGSEGAPSRVAVSWGHLCDSQGRVADGLLLGDAAKRLTSDPLFATALAQVDAPVFRNRVRLTHRGAAADTGKFDRAVLPAGNRFIVELRLWSGAGHDDTEFDRLLSLLAHPGLRVGGATRAGLGRLKTVDIAIARLDMEQAADRARLKNLSRDLNDWRGLAAYTPTPRPAEQADWLRGTLRLEPRGAWRIGQGDAPPSGAEKPADLLPVVESRIDWAAGAGGYTPAMLLVPASSIKGALAHRMAFHARRLSDTWRAAAETAHDLDEKPGAVVDLFGEAKNGASADDDEGFGKAGCLYIDDAFVSVSEVKLAQLMHNAIDRFTGGVRDRVLYDEEVVLGGVIEIELALDTQRLRSADTRAALHLAIRDLCEGRLALGSRSTTGNGFFCGRLSGPLQAWLDPSAQLQGEAA; this is encoded by the coding sequence ATGGCTGGCGAATCGGTTCTGCTGCTTGCCCGCGTCAAGCTCGAGGCCGTCACCCCGCTCTCCATCAGCACGGGGCAGCCGGACAACGTGTTCGATACCGCGCTGGTGCGCGATGCCAATGGGTTGCCCGCCATCCCCGGCACGGCACTGGCCGGCGTCCTGCGCCATCTGTGGCTGGGTCGTCACGGCGAGGCGTCCGCTGATGCGTTGTTCGGCCACCAGACGGGCAGCGAGGGTGCGCCCTCGCGAGTGGCTGTCTCCTGGGGGCATTTGTGCGACAGCCAGGGTCGTGTCGCCGATGGCTTGTTGTTGGGCGATGCGGCCAAGCGCCTGACGTCTGATCCCTTGTTCGCCACGGCGCTGGCCCAGGTGGATGCGCCCGTATTCCGCAACCGGGTTCGTCTGACGCATCGTGGCGCAGCGGCGGATACCGGAAAGTTCGATCGCGCCGTCCTGCCTGCCGGCAACCGATTCATTGTCGAATTGCGCCTGTGGTCCGGCGCCGGCCACGACGACACGGAGTTTGATCGCCTGCTGAGCCTGCTTGCCCACCCGGGTCTGCGCGTGGGCGGTGCCACGCGCGCGGGCCTGGGCCGGTTGAAAACCGTCGACATTGCCATCGCACGGCTCGACATGGAGCAGGCTGCGGATCGCGCCCGGTTGAAAAATCTGTCACGCGACCTGAACGACTGGCGTGGCCTTGCGGCCTACACGCCCACGCCACGGCCTGCCGAACAAGCCGATTGGCTGCGCGGCACGCTGCGCCTGGAACCGCGCGGCGCGTGGCGTATCGGTCAGGGCGACGCGCCGCCGAGCGGCGCCGAGAAACCCGCGGACCTTCTGCCCGTGGTTGAATCGCGCATCGATTGGGCCGCAGGTGCCGGAGGTTATACGCCCGCCATGCTGCTGGTCCCGGCGAGTTCGATCAAGGGTGCGTTGGCGCATCGCATGGCGTTTCATGCGCGGCGTCTGTCCGACACGTGGCGCGCCGCAGCGGAGACCGCACACGACCTGGACGAAAAGCCCGGCGCGGTGGTCGACCTGTTCGGCGAAGCCAAGAACGGCGCCAGCGCGGACGACGACGAAGGTTTCGGCAAGGCTGGCTGCCTGTATATCGACGATGCATTTGTCAGCGTGTCCGAGGTCAAGCTGGCGCAACTGATGCACAACGCCATCGATCGCTTCACCGGCGGTGTGCGCGACCGCGTGCTGTACGACGAAGAGGTGGTGTTGGGCGGCGTCATCGAAATCGAGCTGGCGCTGGATACGCAACGGCTGCGGTCAGCGGATACGCGCGCCGCCCTGCATCTGGCGATTCGTGATTTGTGCGAGGGCCGGCTGGCACTGGGCTCACGCAGCACCACGGGCAACGGGTTCTTCTGCGGCCGGCTCAGCGGCCCACTGCAGGCTTGGCTGGATCCATCCGCGCAATTGCAGGGAGAGGCGGCATGA